A stretch of the Malus sylvestris chromosome 10, drMalSylv7.2, whole genome shotgun sequence genome encodes the following:
- the LOC126587020 gene encoding uncharacterized protein LOC126587020, protein MAPPVLPSPFLLKADTNNKYLRYQLDAESDLNEIVQFSEDNENSRFIKFTTEKPNNEDYADKNYVHIKCSYNGNYLRRVDQNRLLVLAAAADRNETKDNWACTLFKVEPVGPPDSNNLITRCRLRHLQSDLLTRPFIENRFELRLNQKTPDAGGVDIYSVSQGRC, encoded by the coding sequence ATGGCTCCACCTGTACTACCAAGCCCCTTTCTGCTGAAAGCAGATACCAACAACAAGTATTTGCGTTATCAACTTGATGCAGAAAGCGACCTTAATGAGATTGTCCAATTTTCCGAGGACAATGAAAACAGCAGGTTCATAAAGTTCACCACTGAGAAGCCAAACAATGAGGACTACGCCGACAAGAATTACGTGCATATCAAATGCTCCTACAACGGCAACTACTTGAGAAGGGTGGACCAAAACAGGCTATTGGTCCTGGCCGCAGCTGCtgaccgaaatgaaaccaaagaCAATTGGGCTTGCACATTGTTCAAGGTCGAGCCTGTCGGACCACCTGACAGCAACAACCTAATCACGCGCTGCCGATTACGTCACTTGCAAAGCGACCTCTTAACCAGGCCGTTCATTGAAAACAGATTCGAATTGCGCCTCAACCAAAAAACTCCTGATGCTGGAGGGGTGGATATCTACTCAGTCTCCCAAGGCAGATGTTGA
- the LOC126587040 gene encoding uncharacterized protein LOC126587040: MAPPVLPSPFLLKADTNNKYLRYQLDAESDLNEIVQFSEDNENSRFIKFTTEKPNNEDYADKNYVHIKCSYNGNYLRRVDQNRLLVLAAAADRNETKDNWACTLFKVEPVGPPDSNDLIRHCRLRHLQSNLLTRPFIENRFELRLNQKTPDAGGVDIYSVSQVRC, translated from the coding sequence ATGGCTCCACCTGTACTACCAAGCCCCTTTCTGCTAAAAGCAGATACCAACAACAAGTATTTGCGCTATCAACTTGATGCAGAAAGCGACCTTAATGAGATTGTCCAATTTTCCGAGGACAATGAAAACAGCAGGTTCATAAAGTTCACTACCGAGAAGCCAAACAATGAGGACTACGCCGACAAGAATTACGTGCATATCAAATGCTCCTACAACGGCAACTACTTGAGAAGGGTGGACCAAAACAGGCTATTGGTCCTGGCCGCAGCTGCAGACCGAAACGAAACCAAAGACAATTGGGCTTGCACATTGTTCAAGGTCGAGCCTGTCGGACCACCTGACAGCAACGACCTAATCAGGCACTGCCGATTACGTCACTTGCAAAGCAACCTCTTAACCAGGCCGTTCATTGAAAACAGATTCGAATTGCGCCTCAACCAAAAAACACCTGATGCCGGAGGGGTGGATATCTACTCAGTCTCCCAAGTCAGATGTTGA